From Dasypus novemcinctus isolate mDasNov1 chromosome 8, mDasNov1.1.hap2, whole genome shotgun sequence, the proteins below share one genomic window:
- the LCN12 gene encoding epididymal-specific lipocalin-12, translating to MGPWRSLWVLLALLRALQSQTPRPIPVSYVTRARTRVTPWLVAFHQEQFQGEWYVLGLAGNSFRKEDRRLLNPYTATFELNPDNSFQVSYSMNRGPNCRTWSYRLLASSRPGHFTVDTGTGGQREDVLVFDSDYRTFAVLLSRKVSHGREVLRVSLLGRTWTLRPEAMDKFICLARAHHLSNDNIVFPEVIVWIPAPNSC from the exons ATGGGGCCCTGGCGATCCCTCTGGGTGCTGCTCGCCCTGCTCAGAGCCCTCCAGAGCCAGACCCCGAGGCCCATCCCGGTCAGCTACGTGACCAGGGCCAGGACCAGGGTCACGCCCTGGCTGGTGGCCTTCCATCAAGAGCAG TTCCAGGGGGAGTGGTACGTGCTGGGCCTGGCCGGGAACTCCTTCCGAAAGGAGGACAGGAGGCTGCTGAACCCCTACACTGCTACTTTTGAGCTGAATCCCGACAACAGTTTCCAAGTATCATACTCCATGAACCG GGGCCCGAACTGCCGCACCTGGTCGTACCGGCTGCTGGCGTCCAGCCGGCCTGGCCACTTCACGGTGGACACTG GGACCGGCGGCCAGCGCGAGGACGTCCTGGTGTTCGACAGCGACTACCGCACCTTTGCCGTGCTGCTCTCCCGCAAGGTGTCCCACGGCCGCGAGGTCCTCAGGGTCAGCCTGCTGG GCAGAACGTGGACGCTGCGCCCGGAGGCGATGGACAAGTTCATCTGCCTGGCCAGAGCTCACCACCTGTCCAACGACAACATTGTCTTTCCCGAAGTGATCG TTTGGATTCCTGCTCCGAACTCCTGCTGA